TGCACGGTGTCCCATAATAAGGACAATGTCCTCATCAGTGACGCTGCGAATCTTTTCGAGCTTTACGTTCGGGTTCATCTGGTTGCGACGAATTTCCGCAACTTTGGAGGTTCCCGGACCATACTGTGGTTTGTATGCCATAGTTTTGTTCACCTAGTTTGTAGATTTAATAATTCTGAGTACTTCATGAATGACATCTGACATTGCCACACGACTTGGAGTCTGTCCCCGGGTGATACCGGTAACAAGTCCCATTACGGTGCCTTTGGTCCGAACGTCATC
The sequence above is a segment of the Methanocorpusculum sp. genome. Coding sequences within it:
- the mcrG gene encoding coenzyme-B sulfoethylthiotransferase subunit gamma; this encodes MAYKPQYGPGTSKVAEIRRNQMNPNVKLEKIRSVTDEDIVLIMGHRA